The following DNA comes from Neovison vison isolate M4711 chromosome 13, ASM_NN_V1, whole genome shotgun sequence.
GCTGCAAccaagttttcattttccttttctcggGTACCACATAATCTTGACACCATTTGAAAGATAAAATTCAGTGCGGCCCAGTCTGGAGTACAAAGTTTAATGACTGAGAACTCTGAAATAATCTGTTCTCTGTGGGAATTTCCAGAAATTTGTTAGATGTTGCcacattttcaaaatttcctttctttgcgGGTGTGTTTTATAGAATTTAAGACACTGAAAAGCTTAAATATTGctgtaaagaaaataatcagttAAAATAGTACATTAATATCTAAACAATAAACTAGTGATATGACATTTTtccagttctgttttgttttttttgaataTACTTTTGGTTCTTACACACTCAATTCCCACCTTTTTCTTATTTCAGACAACTAGTTCTGGAAGATATTTTCaacttgagtgtttttttttttctctacaactTTTATTTTGTGATTCAATTATTAATGGAATGGTCATAAGAACCTTTGATTGTACGTGTCAATACAACCATATACTGTGATTTAATAGCATCCTcaaattaacaataaaatatttataatacaaaattaattGGCCTATTCTTTGGGGGTTATGATATTTAGATATTATATTATAGGTAAAACTATAgtgtattttaaagagaaatatggtgtgtgtgtatgtgtgtgtgcatgtgtgtgtgtgtgtagcattaTAATGTGGACAGAGGCCTTAGATTACTAGACCTCAGCTAACTGGAACAAAGGAAGATCCCAGtccaaatttaaatataaatgggaaTTCCATTTTGCCACATTCCAAGCCACTGAGGGTTGTCTCTATCAAAGCCtccaaaattattaatgagaatTGTCTCAAACTaactttttcttcctctattttgTAACTGAAGAAATCTTGTTTATTTGCACTTACTATTCATTATAGTTCACTCACTCTGGGAGGAGAACAGTGCTACAGCTGAATGGCCAGGGCACCTACCTCCCACAGCAGctgagaatatatttatatatattatcaagAGTATATTATGAAGAATGCACTCCCCAGCTCAGCATCCGTTAAGGAGACTGAGACCAAAAATGAATGGGGCCACATCAGAATTATAGGAATGGAGAGGGACAGATCAGAACCACTGGACCTACTAGTTTTACATTAAATCAGTATCATGCGGTATAATTCACCTGCTGAAAATATACATACCACAGACCTATTTCAGAAAGTAATTATTTCTAACAAAAAACcctcataattaaaaataatgaagcgtggggtttttttcctcctttccatccccctttctccctcaaTTGAGGAATATATGATAAATCCATTGATTTCATATGCATATTCTCCATGCTGATTTCAATTAAGTTGCTTCTTTTTCTGGCCCACGTATGTTTTATGTTTCCATGTTTCTGTGACTAACAAATTAGTCCCATTCCCTATAGCTTCAAGGTGAAACTCTGTGAAGCCTCCTCATCTATCTGCTTCCTGTCCCTAGCTTGTCAGTTGGATTTTCTTCTAGGGCTTTCCCCACTCGCCTAGAAAGGAACCCTCAGATTTCAGATAATCATCCTAATCCTCCAGGTAGGGATCATCCTTGATATCTGCAAATACACCTGTGAGTTCTGGGATGTTTAGACTGGCATAGAGCACCACATGGCTAGAAACTAGAACAGCAGAAACTACTCGAACATTGTTAAACATAAAAGCCTTAACCACAAGAACTGGGCTCAAGGActctttatatgtaaatatttgggAACTTTCCAGATGGGCTCTAACCGTGCTGAATAAAGCATAGGCAATACTCCTTATACTAATAAGGACAACAGTTCCCTAACGTAGTAGTTATTCAGGTAAGTCTTTTCTTCAAGTCCCAAAGCATGCATCAGCTGTATTACTTCTTTCCCAAGGCAGAATGAACACATGTTGAAACAGcgtttcttcctctccatcttggGATCTTTTCATTCAGGCTTTTCATTAGGAGGAGATGTGCTGGGGCTACTACTTAGCCAAATGCCATTCCAGTGGTAAAAGGAATATGGAGATGTTAGATGTCTATGTTCTTTTGACATGTAAATTCCTAACTTTCAGCAAGACAATGGGGCTTGGTGGAAATAGTGGATTCAGTTCttagtttcctttcctttacataacttaaaaaacaaaaacaaaactcctttACAATCATACCTTTAACCAGCTAATCTAGATTTCATCTTTTGCTGAAATTCTTCTCCAGCCAACGCCGGACTTCTTGAAGGTTGTAGCAGAAAGGGCCCTTTCCTCCCAGATAagcaattttctgtctctgcacAATACACACACGTTCAAAGGCTACCCCGTAAGCTACATTGGCATTATTGTCCATGCAGTCAGCCACAACTCGGCACTGGGGCGGCAAGGAGAAATGCTCCAGAAGCTGGTGGGCTGCTGCACATCGGTCTTCCTGGTTCCGGTGCTTCTTCActtcaaaagacaaagaagaatcaccaggcactgCCCAACCATCTGAAGGATGAGCCTCATCAATGTAGACCAACAGGAAGTCAGCCACTGATGAGAACTCTTCCACCAGTTTGCTGAAGGCTGGCAGCTGGCTAGTAAAAGGCGGTCAAGTGGCTGAGCCAAAGTTGACCACCAGTGGGCGCTCAGGGCTGGCAAAGTCAAGAAGGTGGCACTCGGCTCCATCAACCATCTTCACCTGGGCACCATTTCTACTGTTGTCACTTCCTTCAGCATTGGCGACGTGTACCACACTGGAATTGGGGGCATCTTCACCCAATTTCACCTGGtggtgaaaaaaaagaaaagagggagagaataccATATGAAATGCATTGTCACTCCATTTCACTCTACACAAAGACAACTGGCTCTAATCAAATGTGGCATTTCCTTCATAGGATGTAATAAATCTATATTGATTTAAGTAAAGAGACATCATGGCAGGTATTGTAGAAAAAAGACCCTAAAAAGAGTAGAAGTTTTTCATTCTGTATAGTTACTGAGATTAGTTGTTTCATCCTTAAAGGCATCTCGGTTAACTCTCTTCATCATTACGTTGATGCTGATATTCTTTCCTACCCTTACTTTGCTGTTAGTGGTTAGCACGCATCATATAACAAATGATTAATTGacttcattttaaaagttaaaaataaatggtctACTTTAAGAGAAATTAACAGAGTTGTGAAATTTAGCTACCTCCCTctgaattcccacttttgaattCTAAAACACATAGGAAAGACCTTTATATTCTTGCATGATGCTAATCCATTTAATTTCAACCAATGGACAACAATACCGATGAGGTGTATTTTGGGCCAGAGGTGGAAAACCCGGGCTCTGCTATTTACTGAAATGGGCTACTCCCACTTCACCTCTTTGGTGTCTCAcgttttccatctgtaaaatggtgataatggTACCTGCCTTCCTTGGACAGTTATTGggttataacatataaaataagcTCTTGGACACTACAAATCATTGTGCACTTATAGGTTCCATCATCAAATGCCGAGTAAACATGTGAAACAGCATACTGCCTTTCTGGGAAATTctacgtttaaaaaaaaagattaccctTAAAAGTAACTTGAGCTCTTCTCAACATGATGTCCTTCCTAGAGGTTTCTCAAGCTGCTGCTTACTTTCAGGTTCCTACAACTAGAACCTCACCATTtccataaaacaaatgaaataacaaaaacatGCAATTATTCCACAATTCTCTTAGTTCCTCATTTTTCACGTGTTTTTGGTTTGGtagggttttcttgtttttatctaGGAAATCACAAACCATTTATCCATCTATCATGTATTCCATTAACAAGCTCCTCTGAACTATAAAATATCCAGACAGATATAGAAGAAGGTATGCAAGAAAATTACTCTCTGTGCCCCTTTGCAAGTAGTTTAGACAGTTGAACACAAACTGAAGGAAAGTTTATGGGCCTTTGGATCTGTAAATTGATAATAAAAAGCTGGCAACATAAAAGAACCAATTACTTCAGTTTGAATTAACACAATCGGATCTTCCCCTAGAATGGTTTAATCAAAGCCAATAACATTAGGGACAACTTACGACAGCCCAATTGATTTTTATACACTATACTTAATATTACAAAACATTTCCAACTGGATCGACTTATTCCCTTCGTATAAATACAACCACACATAACACTGCTAGTAATTGAAGTCACTTAGAAGGAAATTGTTAAAGACTCAACAATCCAAACTGATGTAAAATACTCAAGGGCTTTTATTCAGAAGCTTCTATCTAATGTGAATGCATAACTCATTTTAACtgtagagaaagaaataaagaagttctTCCTTTCAGTTCTGAAAAATCCTAGCGATGCAGATTTAAAacaatatgattatttttttctaaaaaatcttaGAATAACAACCTTCTTTCTTAGGAAAGGAAGCTGTTCATATGATTTAAATAAGT
Coding sequences within:
- the DIO2 gene encoding LOW QUALITY PROTEIN: type II iodothyronine deiodinase (The sequence of the model RefSeq protein was modified relative to this genomic sequence to represent the inferred CDS: inserted 1 base in 1 codon), which gives rise to MGILSVDLLITLQILPVFFSNCLFLALYDSVILLKHVVLLLSRSKSTRGEWRRMLTSEGMRCIWKSFLLDAYKQVKLGEDAPNSSVVHVANAEGSDNSRNGAQVKMVDGAECHLLDFASPERPLVVNFGSATUPPFTSQLPAFSKLVEEFSSVADFLLVYIDEAHPSDGWAVPGDSSLSFEVKKHRNQEDRCAAAHQLLEHFSLPPQCRVVADCMDNNANVAYGVAFERVCIVQRQKIAYLGGKGPFCYNLQEVRRWLEKNFSKRXKSRLAG